A segment of the Rhodospirillales bacterium RIFCSPLOWO2_02_FULL_58_16 genome:
TTTCCGGGGCCGGAACGCGGACGATGCCGACATCGATAACGACGGCGCCGGGCTTGATCCAGTCGCCCTTGACCATTCGCGCCGCGCCGGAGGCGGCGACCAGAATATCGGCCTGGCGGCATTCCCCGGCCAGATCGCGGGTCTTGGAATGGGCGATGGTGACCGTGCAGTTCTCGCGCAGCAGCAAAGCCGCCATCGGCTTGCCGACAATATTGGAACGGCCCAGGACAAGGGCCTTGAGGCCTGAAAGATTCCCCAGGTGAGCCTTGAGCATCATGATGCAGCCTTGCGGGGTGCATGGAACCATGGCCTCGGCAATGCCGGCGGCCAGCCTCCCGGCGTTGATCACATGGAAACCGTCCACATCCTTGGCCGGGTCGATGGCGTTAAGCACCGCCTCGGCGCCGATATGAGCCGGCAGAGGAAGCTGCACCAGGATGCCGTTGACCTTGCCGTCGTTGTTGAGGTCGGCGATCAACCGGAGCAGTTCCTGTGCGCCGGTTTCAGCGGGAAGAAGATTTTCGAACGAAACCATGCCGACCTCGGCGGTCATCCTGAGCTTGTTGCGCACATAGACCTGACTTGCCGGATCATCGCCGACCAGCACCACCGCCAGCCCCGGCGTCAGGCCGAGCCTGGCGACCTCGGCGGCGATCCGCCGTCTCAGGTCGGCGGCCAGGGCGTTGCCGTCAATAATCACGGCGTTACTCACGGGCGTTATCCGCCCACTGATTGAGCCGTCGGCCAAGCATTTCGGCGTCGCCCTTGATGAACAATGTTTTGCGGCGGCCGGAGGCGCCGACGGCGACTTCCAGAGAGGTTTTAGGCAGCCCCCATTCCTTGGCCAGCATCCTTATCAGCGCGGCGTTGGCCTTGCCGCCTTCCGGCGCGGCGGTAACGGAAGCCTTGAGAACGCAGTTGCCGTCGGCGTCGTCGGCAAAGCCGG
Coding sequences within it:
- a CDS encoding bifunctional methylenetetrahydrofolate dehydrogenase/methenyltetrahydrofolate cyclohydrolase — its product is MSNAVIIDGNALAADLRRRIAAEVARLGLTPGLAVVLVGDDPASQVYVRNKLRMTAEVGMVSFENLLPAETGAQELLRLIADLNNDGKVNGILVQLPLPAHIGAEAVLNAIDPAKDVDGFHVINAGRLAAGIAEAMVPCTPQGCIMMLKAHLGNLSGLKALVLGRSNIVGKPMAALLLRENCTVTIAHSKTRDLAGECRQADILVAASGAARMVKGDWIKPGAVVIDVGIVRVPAPEKGEGKTRLVGDVDFEAALKTAGAITPVPGGVGPMTIACLLRNTLIAACRQHGLEDPNI